A single Clostridium sp. AN503 DNA region contains:
- a CDS encoding SIS domain-containing protein has product MLKLEQRKILEELTERYPELEAVRTPILEAYQLLENCYMRGGKLLIAGNGGSCADAEHMVGELMKGFVKRRRLPGSLRLKLQECDAEHGADLAECLQGGLMAIALTGHPGLSTAFSNDVDADMVFAQQLCGYGVAGDVFLGISTSGNSKNVDYAVTVAKAKDIKVIGLTGRDGGKLGQRADAAIIVPETETYKIQELHLPVYHALCLMLEERFFAD; this is encoded by the coding sequence ATGCTGAAACTGGAGCAGAGAAAGATACTGGAGGAACTGACGGAACGCTATCCGGAGCTGGAGGCGGTGCGCACCCCTATCCTGGAAGCATATCAGCTGTTGGAAAACTGTTATATGCGCGGCGGTAAGCTGCTGATTGCAGGAAACGGCGGGAGCTGTGCGGATGCGGAGCATATGGTGGGAGAGCTGATGAAGGGATTTGTAAAGCGCCGCCGTCTGCCGGGGTCACTGCGTTTAAAGCTGCAGGAATGTGACGCGGAGCACGGGGCAGACCTGGCGGAATGTCTTCAGGGAGGGCTGATGGCGATCGCCCTGACCGGGCATCCGGGATTGTCTACGGCATTTTCCAATGATGTGGATGCGGACATGGTGTTTGCGCAGCAGCTCTGTGGATATGGTGTGGCCGGGGATGTGTTCCTGGGGATATCTACCTCCGGCAACTCGAAGAATGTGGATTATGCGGTGACGGTGGCGAAGGCGAAGGACATTAAGGTCATCGGACTGACCGGAAGGGACGGCGGTAAGCTGGGACAGCGCGCGGATGCGGCGATCATTGTGCCGGAGACGGAGACTTACAAGATCCAGGAGCTGCACCTGCCGGTTTATCATGCTTTGTGC
- the gmhB gene encoding D-glycero-beta-D-manno-heptose 1,7-bisphosphate 7-phosphatase, producing the protein MEKVIFLDRDGTLNEEVNYLHRKEDLKILDGVPEALRMLKEHGYKLVVVTNQAGVARGYYAEADVEELHRYMNGLLKPLGAEIDAFYYCPHHPEHGIGKYKAVCRCRKPETGMFEMAEQEFEVDKAASWMIGDKLIDVQAGKNYGVKTVLVGTGYGAEIHAGLKAESVIPEKEGAMPYDIYAETLADAARAIAGA; encoded by the coding sequence ATGGAAAAAGTGATATTTTTGGACCGGGACGGGACGCTGAATGAAGAAGTCAATTACCTGCACCGGAAAGAAGATCTAAAGATATTGGACGGCGTGCCGGAAGCGCTGCGTATGCTCAAAGAGCACGGTTATAAGCTGGTGGTGGTGACCAACCAGGCGGGAGTGGCCCGCGGATATTATGCGGAGGCAGATGTAGAAGAACTGCATCGGTATATGAATGGGCTGTTAAAGCCGCTGGGAGCGGAGATAGATGCATTTTATTACTGCCCCCACCATCCGGAGCATGGGATTGGGAAATATAAGGCGGTCTGCCGCTGCCGGAAACCGGAAACAGGGATGTTTGAGATGGCAGAGCAGGAATTTGAGGTGGATAAAGCTGCATCCTGGATGATCGGGGACAAGCTGATCGACGTCCAGGCCGGAAAGAATTATGGAGTGAAGACCGTTCTGGTGGGAACCGGATATGGAGCAGAGATCCACGCGGGGCTGAAGGCGGAATCGGTCATCCCGGAAAAAGAAGGAGCAATGCCCTATGATATTTACGCCGAAACACTTGCTGACGCCGCCAGAGCGATTGCTGGAGCCTGA
- a CDS encoding glycosyltransferase, whose product MRKIDDEIQMLLKEHRGNIREILADNERLDLLYALSSQREMLLEWYDFDPEGELLQVGADYGAMTGLYRTSVSQVTVLDADADALRTVEMRYPGAPNIRYEKDTLTGYAERMTAAAGRAYDYVVLAGSLEAPYEDNIQAAKKLLKPDGVLIVASANALGMKYLAGTRIEDNALTKKHLTELLTENGQGHFKYYYPMPDYRVPVSIYSDRYLPKKGDLTKVTPAYDYPPYHMMDMGEKFDAVCEADAFDLYANSYLVFWSRNRTKIKSRDERIFIKYNKTRREQFQIKTCICEYLAPKDPDEEKRIREQKTGEAYELTWKRYVEKAALSLDGIQHIWSFKEKYEKLSAQHRTLKAAEPDYREDRNSAFFPYLVGETQAERLGEQIQGGQLPVAVLRTAMDQIYDIGPEYRSPFVRTAEFDEVFGEALSEAEFEILGSDTTCMVSNIDALFENMLMTEDGIYCLDYEWVFLFPVPEHFVKYRILYYFYEQYSSVMRQLGLPDILAAFDITAEMADVYRKMEINFQNYVHGENQQIYLGNYMVYSRGIMEIRQTESDLSRARERIEQMKIHSREKDVTIRKITEVQRLTNNHVTNLEAIIRDLRHEIDEMGKTLTYLNGHEALLFKARRKLGDSFNRKYPKGSLERKKLSYKKEYLLHPVRSSRFYSTPEGKNLRDGDFHIGEIYKRHGKLKFEQAEEPKVSIVIPVYNQIHYTYACLLSILEHTKDVSYEVIIADDVSTDATEHLSEYAEGLVICRNTTNQGFLRNCNNAARHARGKYVMFLNNDTQVTEGWLSSLVKLMESDPSIGMVGSKLVYPDGRLQEAGGIIWSDGSGWNYGRLDDPDKPEYNYVKDVDYISGAAILLSNDLWKQIGGFDTRFAPAYCEDSDLAFEVRKAGYRVVFQPLSKVIHFEGISNGTDVEGTGLKRYQAVNSKKLKEKWAEEFAKQCENDGNPDPFRARERSMGKKIILVVDHYVPTYDKDAGSKTTFQYLKMFLKKGYVVKFLGDNFMHEEPYTTELLQMGIEVLYGPEYQVKIWDWLRDHGDDIAVAYLNRPHIASKYIDYILDNTDTKVIYYGHDLHFLRESREYQITGDLKTKEDAEYWKSVELTLMSKAAVSYYPSYIERDAVKEIDPTIHVKDITAYVFDEFKTDIQEDFAKREGLLFVGGFAHPPNADAVLWFAKDIYPLIRQQMEAAGRRAPEFYVVGSKVTDEIKALEQPGRGIVIKGFVSEEELEQLYATCKIVVVPLRYGAGVKGKVVEAIYNGAPIVTTSIGAEGIPQVEDVLLVEDTPEQFAETVVRLYQDDEACRELCGRTQKYIRQHFSMDAAWRVVEEDFQ is encoded by the coding sequence ATGAGGAAGATAGACGACGAGATACAGATGCTTTTAAAAGAGCACAGGGGGAATATCCGGGAGATCCTGGCGGACAATGAACGCCTGGATCTCCTCTATGCCCTCTCCAGCCAGAGGGAAATGCTGCTGGAATGGTATGATTTTGATCCGGAGGGAGAACTTCTGCAGGTAGGTGCCGATTATGGAGCCATGACCGGACTGTACCGGACCAGCGTTAGTCAGGTGACTGTGCTGGACGCAGATGCAGACGCCTTAAGGACTGTAGAAATGCGTTATCCCGGTGCGCCCAATATCCGGTATGAGAAGGATACCCTGACAGGATATGCCGAGAGGATGACTGCTGCCGCGGGCCGGGCCTATGATTATGTGGTCCTGGCAGGCAGTCTTGAGGCTCCTTACGAGGACAACATCCAGGCAGCGAAGAAGCTGCTTAAGCCGGATGGGGTCCTGATCGTGGCTTCTGCCAATGCACTTGGCATGAAGTACCTGGCGGGGACCAGGATTGAGGACAATGCCCTGACGAAGAAACATCTGACGGAGCTTTTGACAGAAAACGGACAGGGCCATTTTAAATACTATTATCCGATGCCGGACTACCGGGTGCCTGTCAGCATCTATTCAGACCGCTATCTGCCCAAAAAGGGCGATCTGACCAAAGTGACGCCGGCGTATGACTATCCGCCCTATCACATGATGGATATGGGAGAGAAGTTCGACGCAGTGTGCGAGGCGGATGCATTTGATCTGTATGCCAACTCTTATCTGGTCTTTTGGAGCAGGAATCGTACAAAGATCAAAAGCAGAGATGAGCGGATCTTTATAAAATATAATAAGACAAGGCGGGAACAGTTTCAGATCAAAACCTGTATCTGCGAATATCTGGCGCCGAAAGATCCGGATGAAGAGAAGCGGATCCGGGAGCAGAAGACGGGAGAGGCTTATGAGCTGACCTGGAAGCGTTATGTAGAAAAAGCGGCGCTCAGCCTGGACGGGATCCAGCATATATGGTCGTTCAAGGAAAAGTATGAGAAGCTTTCAGCCCAGCACCGGACCCTTAAGGCGGCGGAGCCGGATTACCGCGAGGACCGGAATTCCGCTTTTTTCCCATACCTTGTGGGAGAAACTCAGGCGGAGAGGCTGGGGGAGCAGATACAGGGCGGACAGCTGCCTGTAGCAGTGCTGCGCACAGCCATGGATCAGATCTATGACATCGGACCGGAATACCGCAGTCCGTTCGTCCGCACCGCGGAATTTGACGAAGTATTTGGGGAGGCACTGTCTGAGGCGGAGTTTGAGATCCTTGGCAGCGATACCACCTGTATGGTATCCAATATTGACGCATTGTTTGAAAATATGCTGATGACAGAGGACGGCATCTATTGTCTGGACTATGAGTGGGTGTTTTTATTTCCGGTGCCGGAGCATTTTGTGAAATACAGGATCCTGTATTATTTTTATGAGCAGTACAGCAGCGTTATGAGACAGCTGGGGCTTCCGGATATTCTGGCTGCGTTTGATATTACGGCGGAGATGGCGGATGTGTACAGGAAAATGGAGATTAATTTCCAGAATTATGTGCACGGGGAGAACCAGCAGATCTACCTGGGCAATTACATGGTCTATTCCAGGGGAATCATGGAGATCCGGCAGACGGAGAGCGATTTATCCCGCGCACGGGAGCGGATCGAGCAGATGAAGATCCACAGCAGGGAAAAGGATGTGACGATCCGTAAGATCACGGAAGTCCAGCGCCTGACCAACAACCATGTGACGAATCTGGAGGCGATCATCCGGGATCTGCGCCATGAGATCGACGAGATGGGGAAGACCCTTACGTATCTGAATGGTCATGAAGCGCTGCTTTTTAAAGCCAGAAGGAAGTTGGGGGATTCCTTTAACCGCAAGTACCCGAAGGGTTCTCTGGAGCGGAAGAAGCTGTCCTATAAAAAAGAATACCTGCTGCATCCGGTCCGCTCCTCAAGATTCTACTCCACGCCGGAGGGAAAGAATCTCAGGGATGGCGATTTCCATATTGGGGAGATCTATAAGCGGCACGGAAAGCTTAAGTTTGAACAGGCGGAGGAGCCAAAGGTTTCCATTGTGATCCCGGTATATAACCAGATCCACTATACCTATGCCTGCCTGCTGTCGATCCTGGAGCATACGAAGGACGTTTCCTACGAGGTCATTATCGCGGACGACGTATCGACGGATGCTACCGAGCATTTGTCTGAATATGCGGAAGGGCTGGTTATCTGCCGCAATACGACCAACCAGGGGTTTCTGCGCAACTGCAATAATGCGGCGCGCCATGCCCGTGGAAAATATGTGATGTTTTTGAACAATGACACCCAGGTGACGGAAGGCTGGCTCAGTTCGCTGGTAAAGCTCATGGAATCCGATCCGTCTATCGGGATGGTCGGTTCCAAGCTGGTGTATCCGGACGGAAGGCTTCAGGAGGCGGGCGGCATCATCTGGAGCGACGGCAGCGGCTGGAATTATGGGCGTCTGGACGACCCGGACAAGCCGGAATATAACTATGTGAAGGATGTGGACTATATTTCCGGTGCGGCGATCCTTCTGTCCAACGACCTGTGGAAACAGATCGGCGGGTTTGACACGCGGTTTGCCCCGGCATACTGTGAGGATTCGGATCTTGCTTTTGAGGTGCGAAAAGCCGGATACCGGGTGGTGTTCCAGCCGCTCTCCAAGGTCATCCATTTCGAAGGTATTTCCAACGGCACTGACGTAGAGGGCACGGGCCTGAAACGCTATCAGGCGGTGAACAGTAAGAAACTCAAGGAGAAGTGGGCGGAAGAATTCGCAAAGCAGTGTGAAAATGACGGCAATCCTGATCCGTTCCGGGCCAGAGAGCGCAGTATGGGCAAAAAGATCATTCTGGTGGTGGACCATTATGTGCCTACTTACGATAAGGATGCAGGCTCCAAGACCACATTCCAGTATTTGAAGATGTTTTTGAAAAAAGGCTATGTGGTGAAATTCCTGGGTGATAATTTCATGCATGAGGAGCCGTATACTACCGAACTGCTCCAGATGGGGATCGAGGTGCTGTACGGGCCGGAATATCAGGTGAAGATCTGGGACTGGCTGCGGGATCACGGGGATGACATTGCGGTGGCTTATTTGAACCGCCCCCATATTGCATCCAAGTATATTGATTATATTCTGGACAATACGGATACAAAGGTGATCTACTATGGACATGACCTGCATTTCCTGCGGGAGAGCCGGGAGTACCAGATCACAGGAGACTTGAAGACCAAGGAGGATGCGGAGTACTGGAAGTCTGTGGAGCTGACACTGATGAGCAAGGCGGCGGTCTCCTATTATCCGTCCTATATTGAGCGGGATGCGGTCAAAGAGATCGATCCGACGATCCATGTAAAGGATATTACAGCTTATGTTTTTGATGAATTTAAGACGGACATCCAGGAGGACTTTGCAAAGAGGGAAGGACTGCTGTTTGTAGGCGGCTTCGCCCATCCGCCGAATGCGGACGCAGTGTTATGGTTTGCCAAGGACATCTATCCGCTCATCCGTCAGCAGATGGAAGCGGCAGGACGCCGTGCGCCGGAATTCTATGTGGTTGGTTCCAAGGTGACTGATGAGATCAAGGCGTTAGAACAGCCGGGCAGAGGGATTGTCATCAAGGGCTTTGTGTCGGAGGAAGAGCTGGAACAGCTTTATGCCACCTGTAAGATCGTGGTGGTACCGCTGCGCTATGGCGCCGGAGTGAAAGGCAAGGTGGTGGAGGCCATCTACAACGGCGCGCCGATCGTGACGACCTCGATCGGGGCCGAGGGTATCCCCCAGGTGGAGGATGTGCTGCTGGTGGAGGATACGCCGGAGCAGTTCGCAGAGACAGTGGTGCGGCTTTATCAGGATGATGAGGCGTGCAGGGAGCTGTGCGGGAGGACCCAGAAGTATATCAGGCAGCATTTTAGTATGGATGCGGCATGGAGAGTGGTGGAGGAAGACTTCCAATAG
- a CDS encoding GHMP kinase, producing the protein MVIRGRAPLRVSFGGGGTDVPPFCVEQGGAIIGSTINKYAYCSIVPREDDEIIVHSLDFDMTVKYNTKENYVYDGRLDLVTAALKAMDIHQGCEVYLQCDAPPGSGLGTSSTVMVALLIAMARWKGVEMDGYRLADLAYQVEREDLKIDGGYQDQYAATFGGFNFIEFHGRNNVVVNPLRIKKDIIHELQYNLLLCYTGNIHVSANIIKDQVSNYEKKDAFDAMCEVKALAYALKDELLKGNLHSFGKLLDYGWQSKKRMSSKITNPQIDELYDEALKAGALGGKLLGAGGGGYLLMYCPYNVKHKVAARMEAVGGQLTDWNFELRGAQSWIADENRWDYGSVKVHMPNGDYQFEV; encoded by the coding sequence ATGGTGATCAGAGGACGGGCGCCGCTGCGGGTCAGCTTTGGCGGAGGCGGGACGGATGTGCCGCCGTTTTGTGTGGAGCAGGGCGGAGCCATCATTGGCAGCACGATCAATAAATATGCTTACTGTTCGATCGTTCCGAGAGAGGATGATGAGATCATCGTCCACTCTCTGGATTTTGATATGACGGTGAAATACAATACAAAAGAGAATTACGTCTATGACGGCAGGCTGGATCTGGTGACGGCAGCACTCAAAGCGATGGATATCCATCAGGGCTGCGAGGTGTATTTACAGTGCGACGCGCCTCCAGGTTCCGGCCTTGGGACGTCGTCCACGGTGATGGTGGCGCTTTTGATCGCCATGGCCCGCTGGAAGGGCGTGGAGATGGATGGATACCGTCTGGCGGATCTTGCCTATCAGGTGGAGCGGGAGGATCTAAAGATTGACGGAGGCTATCAGGACCAGTATGCGGCCACCTTTGGCGGGTTCAATTTTATTGAATTTCATGGGCGCAACAATGTGGTGGTGAACCCGCTGCGCATTAAAAAGGATATTATCCATGAGTTACAATATAACCTGCTTCTGTGTTATACGGGCAATATCCACGTGTCTGCAAACATCATCAAGGACCAGGTGTCAAACTATGAGAAGAAGGATGCCTTTGACGCTATGTGCGAGGTGAAAGCCCTTGCCTATGCGCTGAAGGATGAGCTGCTGAAAGGGAATCTTCACAGCTTCGGCAAGCTTTTGGACTACGGCTGGCAGAGCAAGAAGCGGATGAGCAGCAAGATCACCAATCCGCAGATCGATGAGCTTTATGATGAAGCATTAAAGGCCGGAGCCCTGGGCGGGAAGCTGCTGGGGGCGGGCGGAGGCGGTTATCTTCTGATGTACTGTCCCTACAATGTAAAGCATAAGGTGGCTGCCAGGATGGAAGCCGTGGGCGGTCAGCTCACAGACTGGAATTTTGAGCTTCGGGGCGCCCAGTCCTGGATCGCGGATGAGAACCGATGGGATTATGGCAGCGTGAAGGTGCACATGCCGAATGGAGATTACCAGTTTGAGGTATGA
- a CDS encoding DUF975 family protein: MWTREELKSRAKDCLRKYYWMAFLVSLIASLLGGGMSGGAGAGGKVNFSRSSGTTSEFQGDVGSLLGNTNQGMVMAVIAIVLVVIVVMLIFGTLWSAFMGNVVEVGCCRYFMESRASGQSAGLGRLFWCFERGKYLNVVKVMFLKNLFIFLWTLVLIIPGIIKTYEYAMVPYILSENPNMDYRDALALSRQMMDGEKFNLFVLQWSFIGWELLGMLLCGIGILFVVPYENATFAELYAVLRKRPAASGAVLPGYGPEQETVYTDYTMY, translated from the coding sequence ATGTGGACGCGTGAAGAACTGAAAAGCAGGGCAAAAGACTGCCTGCGCAAATACTACTGGATGGCATTTCTTGTGAGTCTGATCGCATCACTGTTAGGCGGAGGGATGTCAGGCGGAGCGGGAGCAGGCGGAAAAGTGAATTTTAGCCGGAGCAGCGGCACCACATCAGAGTTTCAGGGCGATGTGGGAAGTCTGTTGGGAAATACGAATCAGGGCATGGTGATGGCGGTCATTGCTATTGTGCTCGTGGTTATCGTTGTTATGCTTATATTTGGAACCCTTTGGAGTGCCTTCATGGGAAATGTGGTGGAGGTAGGCTGCTGCCGCTACTTCATGGAGAGCCGGGCATCCGGCCAGTCCGCAGGGCTGGGACGGCTGTTCTGGTGCTTTGAGCGCGGCAAGTATTTAAATGTAGTAAAGGTCATGTTTTTGAAGAACCTGTTTATTTTCCTGTGGACCCTGGTACTGATCATTCCTGGTATCATCAAAACATATGAGTATGCTATGGTACCTTATATCCTTTCGGAGAACCCCAATATGGATTACCGGGATGCCCTGGCGTTGAGCCGTCAGATGATGGATGGCGAGAAGTTCAATCTGTTTGTGCTGCAGTGGTCCTTTATTGGATGGGAGCTGTTGGGTATGCTTTTATGTGGTATTGGCATACTTTTTGTGGTCCCCTATGAGAACGCTACGTTTGCAGAGCTGTACGCCGTTCTGCGTAAAAGACCGGCTGCATCAGGAGCCGTCCTCCCAGGCTATGGCCCGGAACAGGAGACTGTATATACGGATTATACAATGTATTGA
- a CDS encoding Rpn family recombination-promoting nuclease/putative transposase — translation MTVKKPFCDLQFPDAFMFAAAMEDEEVCRGVLERILGIPIKAVKVRGEATMFVNPDFRGVRLDVYADDEAGNVFDVEMQTTDKRNLPKRSRFYQGQMDMATLKPGADFNELPKSFIIFICNFDPFGHGRYQYTCVTHCKETGEELGDEAYKIFLNTKGQNDDEESPELIRFLKYVEGASSATEYQLDELIHKIETRIADIKRSRGMEVRYMLFSEMLSDERKEGLEEGLKAGFQEGRDSLLRLMDLMEAGGDTDKIPLLRKDAGLLQKMYDKYHIGV, via the coding sequence ATGACAGTAAAAAAACCATTTTGTGATCTACAGTTTCCAGATGCATTTATGTTCGCAGCGGCTATGGAGGATGAAGAAGTCTGCCGCGGAGTTTTGGAACGGATTTTGGGGATACCGATTAAAGCGGTAAAAGTCAGAGGAGAAGCGACCATGTTTGTGAACCCGGATTTCCGGGGAGTACGTTTGGACGTTTATGCAGATGATGAAGCGGGAAATGTGTTTGATGTGGAGATGCAGACCACGGATAAACGGAATCTTCCCAAGCGGAGCCGGTTTTACCAGGGCCAGATGGACATGGCAACCCTGAAGCCAGGAGCAGATTTCAATGAGCTTCCTAAAAGCTTTATTATCTTTATCTGCAATTTTGATCCATTTGGGCATGGGCGTTATCAATATACCTGTGTCACCCATTGCAAGGAGACTGGAGAAGAGCTTGGAGACGAGGCATACAAGATCTTTTTGAACACAAAAGGCCAAAATGATGACGAAGAATCGCCGGAACTGATCCGTTTTTTGAAGTATGTGGAGGGCGCTTCTTCTGCCACAGAATATCAGCTGGATGAACTGATCCATAAAATCGAGACAAGGATTGCGGATATCAAGCGAAGCCGGGGAATGGAGGTGAGGTATATGCTGTTCAGTGAAATGCTCAGCGATGAGCGGAAGGAAGGCCTGGAGGAAGGTCTGAAAGCAGGTTTCCAGGAAGGCAGAGACAGCCTCTTAAGGCTTATGGATCTGATGGAAGCCGGGGGAGATACGGACAAGATTCCTCTCCTTCGAAAGGATGCCGGGCTTCTACAAAAAATGTATGACAAATATCATATCGGGGTTTGA
- a CDS encoding nucleotidyltransferase family protein, whose translation MMQAILLAGGLGTRLRSVVSDRPKPMALIENKPFMEYVVHELSRHGVTDIIFAVGYKGSMVEEYFGDGSRFAASSPEHRAAGDSAAAVSGSDLQTGMHLCIHYAYEEELLGTAGAIKNAGRFITDDRFFVLNADTFYQIDYSRLTRMQQEEDLAMALVLRQVADISRYGEAVLDQDGRLTGFNEKTTAARPGTINGGVYLMTRELLMDIPEGKVSLENDMIPKWLKEGRRLGGFVNDGYFIDIGIPEDYFKFIEDVKKGVVIW comes from the coding sequence ATGATGCAGGCGATTTTACTGGCAGGGGGCCTGGGGACGAGGCTCCGGAGCGTGGTGAGTGACCGGCCGAAGCCGATGGCTCTGATCGAGAACAAACCATTTATGGAATACGTAGTGCATGAACTGTCGCGGCATGGCGTGACGGATATTATTTTTGCAGTTGGATATAAAGGCTCTATGGTGGAAGAATATTTTGGAGACGGAAGCCGGTTTGCGGCATCTTCACCGGAGCATCGGGCTGCGGGTGATTCTGCGGCAGCCGTATCGGGCTCTGATTTGCAGACAGGTATGCATCTTTGCATCCATTATGCCTACGAGGAGGAGCTTTTGGGCACTGCGGGCGCTATCAAAAATGCGGGCAGGTTTATAACGGATGACAGGTTTTTCGTGCTGAATGCAGATACATTCTATCAGATCGATTACAGCCGCCTGACCAGGATGCAGCAGGAGGAAGACCTGGCGATGGCCCTGGTCCTGCGGCAGGTTGCGGATATCTCCCGGTACGGGGAGGCGGTGCTGGATCAAGACGGCAGGCTGACCGGGTTTAACGAAAAGACTACGGCGGCACGGCCGGGTACGATCAACGGCGGTGTGTATCTGATGACGCGGGAGTTGCTAATGGATATCCCGGAGGGGAAGGTTTCCCTTGAAAATGACATGATCCCAAAGTGGCTGAAAGAGGGCCGCAGGCTGGGGGGTTTTGTGAATGATGGTTATTTTATTGATATTGGAATACCGGAGGATTACTTTAAATTCATTGAGGACGTGAAGAAAGGAGTTGTCATATGGTGA
- a CDS encoding ABC transporter ATP-binding protein: MSLNNEYAIQVQDVSKVYRLYEKPIDRLKESLSLSHKNYHRDFFALSGISFQVKKGETVGIIGTNGSGKSTILKIITGVLTPTDGSVRVSGVISALLELGAGFNMDYTGIENVYMNGTMMGFSRSQMEQKLPDILEFADIGDFVYQPVKTYSSGMFVRLAFALAINVEPEILIVDEALSVGDVFFQAKCYRRMEEIRKNGTTILMVTHDMGSVIKYCDRVVLLNKGHFVAEGAPGKMVDLYKKILANQMDALEEELEEMNDFSGGLTDGGANPARETAGTGADPHSGKPSHQRHDGLMKDRLTINPNRTEYGNGKAEIYDLGLFDGQGNLTNLLLKGEEFTIKEKIRFHEDVQAPIFTYTIKDKKGADLTGTNTMFEGADIKPVKRGDEYEVSFRQKMTLQGGEYLLSMSCTGFEQGEHTVYHRLYDVANITVISNKNTVGVYDMESQVEARLNSDGKV, encoded by the coding sequence ATGTCTTTGAATAATGAATATGCCATCCAGGTACAGGATGTAAGCAAAGTATACAGATTATATGAGAAACCCATCGACCGGCTGAAGGAGTCGTTAAGCCTGTCCCACAAGAACTACCACAGGGACTTTTTTGCGCTGAGCGGCATCTCTTTCCAGGTGAAGAAGGGCGAGACCGTGGGCATTATCGGGACCAATGGTTCCGGTAAGTCCACCATATTAAAGATCATTACGGGGGTTCTGACCCCGACGGACGGAAGTGTCCGTGTAAGCGGAGTCATCTCCGCCCTTTTGGAGCTGGGAGCCGGCTTCAACATGGATTATACCGGAATTGAGAATGTCTATATGAATGGAACCATGATGGGATTTTCCCGCAGCCAGATGGAACAGAAGCTGCCGGACATCCTGGAGTTTGCCGATATCGGGGATTTTGTCTATCAGCCGGTAAAGACGTATTCCAGCGGTATGTTCGTGCGGCTTGCTTTTGCGCTCGCGATCAACGTGGAGCCGGAGATCCTGATCGTGGATGAGGCCCTCTCGGTGGGGGACGTGTTCTTCCAGGCGAAGTGTTACCGCCGCATGGAGGAGATCCGCAAGAACGGCACGACGATCCTGATGGTAACCCATGATATGGGGAGCGTCATCAAATACTGCGACCGGGTCGTTCTTTTGAATAAAGGCCATTTCGTGGCTGAGGGAGCGCCGGGCAAGATGGTGGATCTGTATAAGAAGATCCTGGCAAACCAGATGGACGCCTTAGAGGAAGAACTGGAGGAGATGAACGATTTTTCCGGCGGGTTGACGGATGGCGGGGCAAATCCGGCCAGAGAGACCGCGGGGACGGGAGCAGATCCCCACTCAGGAAAGCCATCGCATCAGCGTCATGACGGTCTGATGAAGGACAGGCTCACCATCAACCCGAACCGCACAGAGTACGGGAACGGCAAGGCGGAGATTTATGATCTGGGACTGTTTGACGGGCAGGGCAATCTGACGAATCTTTTACTAAAGGGTGAGGAATTTACCATAAAAGAGAAGATCCGCTTTCACGAGGATGTCCAGGCGCCGATCTTCACTTACACGATCAAGGATAAAAAAGGTGCTGATTTGACCGGCACCAATACCATGTTTGAGGGCGCTGATATCAAGCCGGTAAAGCGCGGGGATGAATATGAAGTGAGCTTCCGGCAGAAAATGACCCTGCAGGGCGGCGAATATCTGCTGTCCATGAGCTGTACGGGCTTTGAGCAGGGAGAGCACACGGTCTACCACCGGCTTTATGATGTGGCGAATATCACGGTGATATCCAACAAGAACACGGTTGGTGTGTATGATATGGAATCTCAGGTGGAGGCACGGCTGAATTCAGACGGTAAGGTTTAG